From the genome of Halictus rubicundus isolate RS-2024b chromosome 2, iyHalRubi1_principal, whole genome shotgun sequence, one region includes:
- the Tmem43 gene encoding transmembrane protein 43 isoform X2, which produces MQNGQPQRANAEPLHQNRVNGRQPAPKPIPMTVIEQFRESWLTAIIGLIMFATGMCLLFWNEGRAVKVAHSLDEALRNVAVLPHTIKLLSEYEGRLIHLSGPLKISEPLTEPDYGVIVSSVKLKRRVQMYQWVEIEEERSFGKVTDEQKHYYYTTEWKDKLVDSDQFYIRTGHHNPKEMPIKSQVQIADEVKIGAFTLGTELKKKFNDFIEVTSDERPERRDIKMHSGLYYHSADLWNPQVGDIRIQFSYAGKAEEIFSIVGMLQEGTIIPYVTSRGEEILLQRKHKMTVDQMFHLEHVHNYWRTWSIRGLGWLVLFLAATCLANILRTVILNSTFLCGIIAIESLTMSVSMSISLLVIGFAWVWYRPVIGLCLALASILPFIYSTLTSGSQTQQRDNYRRL; this is translated from the exons ATG CAAAATGGACAACCACAGAGGGCAAATGCTGAGCCACTTCACCAGAATCGAGTAAACGGACGACAGCCTGCTCCCAAGCCTATCCCAATGACAGTGATTGAGCAGTTTAGAGAGTCCTGGCTCACTGCTATCATCGGACTCATTATGTTTGCAACTGGCATGTGTCTTTTATTTTGGAATGAG GGAAGGGCAGTAAAAGTGGCACACTCTTTAGACGAAGCTTTGCGTAATGTAGCAGTCCTTCCACATACCATTAAATTATTGTCTGAATACGAAGGTCGCTTGATACATTTATCAGGTCccttaaaaatatcagaaccacTAACCGAACCCGATTATGGAGTAATTGTATCAAGCGTAAAGCTAAAGAGAAGAGTCCAGATGTATCAATGGGTTGAAATAGAAGAAGAACGAAG TTTCGGCAAAGTAACAGATGAGcaaaaacattattattatacaaCAGAATGGAAAGACAAACTGGTTGACTCTGATCAATTTTATATTAGAACTGGCCACCATAATCCAAAAGAAATGCCTATTAAAAGTCAAGTACAAATTGCAGATGAAGTTAAAATTGGGGCATTTACTTTAGGAACtgaattgaaaaagaaatttaatgaCTTTATAGAGGTTACCAGCGACGAAAGACCAGAACGTAGAGACATCAAAATGCATTCTGGGTTATACTATCATAGCGCAGATTTGTGGAACCCTCAG gtCGGAGATATACGTATACAATTCTCCTATGCAGGAAAAGCAGAAGAAATTTTCTCTATAGTTGGTATGTTGCAAGAGGGAACCATTATACCATATGTTACATCTCGTGGTGAAGAGATTTTACTTCAGAGGAAACACAAAATGACAGTGGATCAAATGTTCCACTTAGAACATGTACATAACTACTGGCGCACATGGAGTATTAG AGGACTTGGCTGGCTAGTTTTGTTTCTAGCAGCAACATGTTTAGCAAACATATTAAGAACAGTAATTTTGAATTCAACGTTCTTATGTGGAATTATTGCAATTGAATCTTTGACAATGTCAGTTTCTATGTCTATTAGTTTATTAGTAATAGGCTTTGCTTGGGTATGGTATCGACCAGTGATAGGACTTTGTTTAGCGCTGGCATCAATTTTACCTTTTATATATTCAACTTTAACATCAGGATCTCAGACACAACAACGTGATAACTATAGAAGATTGTGA
- the Tmem43 gene encoding transmembrane protein 43 isoform X1 codes for MYRANQNGQPQRANAEPLHQNRVNGRQPAPKPIPMTVIEQFRESWLTAIIGLIMFATGMCLLFWNEGRAVKVAHSLDEALRNVAVLPHTIKLLSEYEGRLIHLSGPLKISEPLTEPDYGVIVSSVKLKRRVQMYQWVEIEEERSFGKVTDEQKHYYYTTEWKDKLVDSDQFYIRTGHHNPKEMPIKSQVQIADEVKIGAFTLGTELKKKFNDFIEVTSDERPERRDIKMHSGLYYHSADLWNPQVGDIRIQFSYAGKAEEIFSIVGMLQEGTIIPYVTSRGEEILLQRKHKMTVDQMFHLEHVHNYWRTWSIRGLGWLVLFLAATCLANILRTVILNSTFLCGIIAIESLTMSVSMSISLLVIGFAWVWYRPVIGLCLALASILPFIYSTLTSGSQTQQRDNYRRL; via the exons ATGTATCGCGCAAAT CAAAATGGACAACCACAGAGGGCAAATGCTGAGCCACTTCACCAGAATCGAGTAAACGGACGACAGCCTGCTCCCAAGCCTATCCCAATGACAGTGATTGAGCAGTTTAGAGAGTCCTGGCTCACTGCTATCATCGGACTCATTATGTTTGCAACTGGCATGTGTCTTTTATTTTGGAATGAG GGAAGGGCAGTAAAAGTGGCACACTCTTTAGACGAAGCTTTGCGTAATGTAGCAGTCCTTCCACATACCATTAAATTATTGTCTGAATACGAAGGTCGCTTGATACATTTATCAGGTCccttaaaaatatcagaaccacTAACCGAACCCGATTATGGAGTAATTGTATCAAGCGTAAAGCTAAAGAGAAGAGTCCAGATGTATCAATGGGTTGAAATAGAAGAAGAACGAAG TTTCGGCAAAGTAACAGATGAGcaaaaacattattattatacaaCAGAATGGAAAGACAAACTGGTTGACTCTGATCAATTTTATATTAGAACTGGCCACCATAATCCAAAAGAAATGCCTATTAAAAGTCAAGTACAAATTGCAGATGAAGTTAAAATTGGGGCATTTACTTTAGGAACtgaattgaaaaagaaatttaatgaCTTTATAGAGGTTACCAGCGACGAAAGACCAGAACGTAGAGACATCAAAATGCATTCTGGGTTATACTATCATAGCGCAGATTTGTGGAACCCTCAG gtCGGAGATATACGTATACAATTCTCCTATGCAGGAAAAGCAGAAGAAATTTTCTCTATAGTTGGTATGTTGCAAGAGGGAACCATTATACCATATGTTACATCTCGTGGTGAAGAGATTTTACTTCAGAGGAAACACAAAATGACAGTGGATCAAATGTTCCACTTAGAACATGTACATAACTACTGGCGCACATGGAGTATTAG AGGACTTGGCTGGCTAGTTTTGTTTCTAGCAGCAACATGTTTAGCAAACATATTAAGAACAGTAATTTTGAATTCAACGTTCTTATGTGGAATTATTGCAATTGAATCTTTGACAATGTCAGTTTCTATGTCTATTAGTTTATTAGTAATAGGCTTTGCTTGGGTATGGTATCGACCAGTGATAGGACTTTGTTTAGCGCTGGCATCAATTTTACCTTTTATATATTCAACTTTAACATCAGGATCTCAGACACAACAACGTGATAACTATAGAAGATTGTGA
- the Tmem43 gene encoding transmembrane protein 43 isoform X3: MTVIEQFRESWLTAIIGLIMFATGMCLLFWNEGRAVKVAHSLDEALRNVAVLPHTIKLLSEYEGRLIHLSGPLKISEPLTEPDYGVIVSSVKLKRRVQMYQWVEIEEERSFGKVTDEQKHYYYTTEWKDKLVDSDQFYIRTGHHNPKEMPIKSQVQIADEVKIGAFTLGTELKKKFNDFIEVTSDERPERRDIKMHSGLYYHSADLWNPQVGDIRIQFSYAGKAEEIFSIVGMLQEGTIIPYVTSRGEEILLQRKHKMTVDQMFHLEHVHNYWRTWSIRGLGWLVLFLAATCLANILRTVILNSTFLCGIIAIESLTMSVSMSISLLVIGFAWVWYRPVIGLCLALASILPFIYSTLTSGSQTQQRDNYRRL, encoded by the exons ATGACAGTGATTGAGCAGTTTAGAGAGTCCTGGCTCACTGCTATCATCGGACTCATTATGTTTGCAACTGGCATGTGTCTTTTATTTTGGAATGAG GGAAGGGCAGTAAAAGTGGCACACTCTTTAGACGAAGCTTTGCGTAATGTAGCAGTCCTTCCACATACCATTAAATTATTGTCTGAATACGAAGGTCGCTTGATACATTTATCAGGTCccttaaaaatatcagaaccacTAACCGAACCCGATTATGGAGTAATTGTATCAAGCGTAAAGCTAAAGAGAAGAGTCCAGATGTATCAATGGGTTGAAATAGAAGAAGAACGAAG TTTCGGCAAAGTAACAGATGAGcaaaaacattattattatacaaCAGAATGGAAAGACAAACTGGTTGACTCTGATCAATTTTATATTAGAACTGGCCACCATAATCCAAAAGAAATGCCTATTAAAAGTCAAGTACAAATTGCAGATGAAGTTAAAATTGGGGCATTTACTTTAGGAACtgaattgaaaaagaaatttaatgaCTTTATAGAGGTTACCAGCGACGAAAGACCAGAACGTAGAGACATCAAAATGCATTCTGGGTTATACTATCATAGCGCAGATTTGTGGAACCCTCAG gtCGGAGATATACGTATACAATTCTCCTATGCAGGAAAAGCAGAAGAAATTTTCTCTATAGTTGGTATGTTGCAAGAGGGAACCATTATACCATATGTTACATCTCGTGGTGAAGAGATTTTACTTCAGAGGAAACACAAAATGACAGTGGATCAAATGTTCCACTTAGAACATGTACATAACTACTGGCGCACATGGAGTATTAG AGGACTTGGCTGGCTAGTTTTGTTTCTAGCAGCAACATGTTTAGCAAACATATTAAGAACAGTAATTTTGAATTCAACGTTCTTATGTGGAATTATTGCAATTGAATCTTTGACAATGTCAGTTTCTATGTCTATTAGTTTATTAGTAATAGGCTTTGCTTGGGTATGGTATCGACCAGTGATAGGACTTTGTTTAGCGCTGGCATCAATTTTACCTTTTATATATTCAACTTTAACATCAGGATCTCAGACACAACAACGTGATAACTATAGAAGATTGTGA
- the LOC143365341 gene encoding O-glucosyltransferase rumi homolog isoform X2, giving the protein MLILNYIFFIAFFWIGRCEEQYCSIDGAEQCDSERETNVYDKGSKKEYSKYYYAIEEAKKNYRPCNNKNNGCYKNIIKQDLKPFKEKGINKDLISAAKNRGTFYQIIQGNIYRQNDCMFPSRCAGIEHFLLKLAPSLPDIDLVVNTRDYPQTSKHFDNPLPIFSFSKTAQYYDITYPAWSFWEGGPAISLYPRGLGRWDQHRISLDKAREDTPWSKKESKGFFRGSRTSSERDNLVLLSRENPELVDAQYTKNQAWKSDEDTLHAPPAAEVSLESHLFHVGDEWTEFYYDAMVPWIHYIPVSKDANQSALQEIIQFAKDNDELSKEIANRGRDFVWNNLKMSDVLQYWKKLLQRYSKLLTYKPSLDKTLTRIKKRES; this is encoded by the exons ATGCTgatattaaattatatctttTTCATTGCTTTTTTTTGGATAGGTCGCTGTGAAGAACAATATTGTTCGATTGACGGCGCAGAACAGTGTGACAGCGAAAGAGAAACTAATGTTTATGATAAAG gaTCGAAGAAAGAATATAGTAAATACTACTATGCAATTGAAGAAGCGAAAAAAAATTATCGACCTtgcaataataaaaacaatGGTTGCTATAAAAACATTATCAAACAAGACTTGAAGCCTTTCAAAGAGAAGGGTATAAACAAGGATTTAATAAGTGCAGCGAAGAATAG GGGAACATTTTATCAAATAATACAGGGAAATATATATAGGCAGAATGATTGCATGTTTCCATCAAGGTGTGCTGGGATAGAGCATTTCCTTTTAAAATTGGCTCCTAGTTTGCCAGATATAGATTTAGTGGTAAATACACGGGATTATCCTCAAACTAGTAAACATTTTGATAATCCACTGCCAATCTTCTCATTTAGTAAG ACAGCACAGTATTATGATATTACATATCCAGCATGGTCATTCTGGGAAGGTGGTCCTGCAATTTCTTTGTATCCTCGTGGCCTTGGTAGATGGGATCAACATCGTATATCATTAGACAAAGCTAGGGAAGACACACCATGGTCGAAGAAAGAGTCCAAAGGATTTTTCAGGGGCTCTAGAACTAGTTCAGAGCGTGATAATTTAGTATTACTGAGTCGTGAAAACCCAGAGTTGGTAGATGCTCAATACACAAAGAATCAAGCATGGAAATCTGATGAA GACACATTACATGCACCTCCAGCTGCTGAAGTCTCTTTAGAATCtcatt TATTTCATGTTGGGGACGAATGGACAGAGTTTTATTATGATGCAATGGTGCCTTGGATTCATTATATACCTGTCTCTAAGGATGCTAATCAATCAGCCTTAca GGAAATAATACAATTTGCAAAAGATAATGATGAATTGTCTAAGGAAATTGCAAATCGAGGAAGGGACTTTGTAtggaataatttgaaaatgtctgATGTTTTACAATATTGGAAGAAACTTCTACAAAGATACTCCAAGCTTTTAACATATAAACCTTCTCTGGATAAAACTTTGACAAGAATCAAGAAGAgggaatcttaa
- the LOC143365341 gene encoding O-glucosyltransferase rumi homolog isoform X1 — translation MLILNYIFFIAFFWIGRCEEQYCSIDGAEQCDSERETNVYDKGSKKEYSKYYYAIEEAKKNYRPCNNKNNGCYKNIIKQDLKPFKEKGINKDLISAAKNRGTFYQIIQGNIYRQNDCMFPSRCAGIEHFLLKLAPSLPDIDLVVNTRDYPQTSKHFDNPLPIFSFSKTAQYYDITYPAWSFWEGGPAISLYPRGLGRWDQHRISLDKAREDTPWSKKESKGFFRGSRTSSERDNLVLLSRENPELVDAQYTKNQAWKSDEDTLHAPPAAEVSLESHCKYKYLLNFKGVAASFRHKHLFLCQSLVFHVGDEWTEFYYDAMVPWIHYIPVSKDANQSALQEIIQFAKDNDELSKEIANRGRDFVWNNLKMSDVLQYWKKLLQRYSKLLTYKPSLDKTLTRIKKRES, via the exons ATGCTgatattaaattatatctttTTCATTGCTTTTTTTTGGATAGGTCGCTGTGAAGAACAATATTGTTCGATTGACGGCGCAGAACAGTGTGACAGCGAAAGAGAAACTAATGTTTATGATAAAG gaTCGAAGAAAGAATATAGTAAATACTACTATGCAATTGAAGAAGCGAAAAAAAATTATCGACCTtgcaataataaaaacaatGGTTGCTATAAAAACATTATCAAACAAGACTTGAAGCCTTTCAAAGAGAAGGGTATAAACAAGGATTTAATAAGTGCAGCGAAGAATAG GGGAACATTTTATCAAATAATACAGGGAAATATATATAGGCAGAATGATTGCATGTTTCCATCAAGGTGTGCTGGGATAGAGCATTTCCTTTTAAAATTGGCTCCTAGTTTGCCAGATATAGATTTAGTGGTAAATACACGGGATTATCCTCAAACTAGTAAACATTTTGATAATCCACTGCCAATCTTCTCATTTAGTAAG ACAGCACAGTATTATGATATTACATATCCAGCATGGTCATTCTGGGAAGGTGGTCCTGCAATTTCTTTGTATCCTCGTGGCCTTGGTAGATGGGATCAACATCGTATATCATTAGACAAAGCTAGGGAAGACACACCATGGTCGAAGAAAGAGTCCAAAGGATTTTTCAGGGGCTCTAGAACTAGTTCAGAGCGTGATAATTTAGTATTACTGAGTCGTGAAAACCCAGAGTTGGTAGATGCTCAATACACAAAGAATCAAGCATGGAAATCTGATGAA GACACATTACATGCACCTCCAGCTGCTGAAGTCTCTTTAGAATCtcattgtaaatataaatatttactcaACTTCAAAGGTGTTGCAGCATCATTCAGacacaaacatttatttttgtgTCAATCTTTAGTATTTCATGTTGGGGACGAATGGACAGAGTTTTATTATGATGCAATGGTGCCTTGGATTCATTATATACCTGTCTCTAAGGATGCTAATCAATCAGCCTTAca GGAAATAATACAATTTGCAAAAGATAATGATGAATTGTCTAAGGAAATTGCAAATCGAGGAAGGGACTTTGTAtggaataatttgaaaatgtctgATGTTTTACAATATTGGAAGAAACTTCTACAAAGATACTCCAAGCTTTTAACATATAAACCTTCTCTGGATAAAACTTTGACAAGAATCAAGAAGAgggaatcttaa